The following proteins are co-located in the Streptosporangium brasiliense genome:
- a CDS encoding phosphotransferase family protein produces MSDSDDLIEELCRIGVRYGDAPAEVLPTRPDVIIVRAGSVVVKAHAPGAPRAPLAERMRAVAHPALRGVLLEPVTEEVTTVHGRLVTVWPAGTPVDHRDPDAAPWEAAARLLARLHAVPARALPPLPAAGGPARVAATVARLDGGSAAERVVRRALACLPPLGAGPGSLAHGDWHMGQLVRVGDEWILIDIDDLGIGDPAWDLARPAAWFAAGLLDPEVWWRFLGAYRAAGGRAAGADGDPWERLDLPAQAMTVQLTAAAVATAGREGRPLDEVEQVLVDTCQRIVQLRSACHSVPTQ; encoded by the coding sequence ATGAGCGACAGCGACGACCTGATCGAGGAACTGTGCCGGATCGGCGTCCGGTACGGCGACGCGCCCGCCGAGGTGCTGCCGACCAGGCCGGATGTGATCATCGTGCGGGCCGGGTCCGTCGTGGTGAAGGCGCACGCCCCCGGGGCGCCGCGGGCTCCGCTGGCCGAGCGGATGCGGGCCGTGGCGCACCCGGCGCTACGCGGCGTCCTGCTCGAACCGGTGACCGAGGAGGTCACGACCGTCCACGGCCGGCTGGTCACCGTGTGGCCGGCCGGGACGCCGGTGGACCACCGGGATCCCGACGCGGCCCCGTGGGAGGCGGCCGCGCGGCTGCTGGCCCGGCTGCACGCCGTGCCGGCGCGGGCGCTGCCCCCGCTGCCGGCCGCGGGCGGGCCCGCCCGGGTCGCCGCCACGGTCGCCCGCCTGGACGGCGGCTCGGCCGCCGAGCGCGTCGTGCGCCGGGCCCTGGCCTGCCTGCCCCCGCTCGGCGCCGGGCCCGGCTCCCTCGCGCACGGCGACTGGCACATGGGTCAGCTGGTCCGCGTCGGGGACGAGTGGATCCTCATCGACATCGACGACCTGGGGATCGGCGATCCGGCCTGGGACCTGGCCAGGCCGGCCGCCTGGTTCGCGGCCGGCCTGCTGGATCCGGAGGTGTGGTGGCGCTTCCTGGGGGCCTACCGGGCCGCGGGCGGGCGCGCCGCCGGGGCCGACGGCGACCCGTGGGAGCGGCTCGACCTGCCGGCGCAGGCGATGACCGTGCAGCTCACGGCGGCGGCGGTGGCCACGGCGGGACGGGAGGGACGGCCGCTGGACGAGGTCGAGCAGGTGCTGGTCGACACCTGCCAGAGGATTGTTCAGCTCCGGA
- a CDS encoding nuclear transport factor 2 family protein, giving the protein MREQEIADRLEIGDLLAKYAYAIDTGDWDRLDLVFTADAVIDYTAAGGIRGTREEARRWLAEVLPQWPGRQHLIGATTVRFEGDEAVVTASFTDTLAPSRDMVAAGAPGLIHGGGWYHHRMIRTPYGWRSRELVEEQGWRTIQ; this is encoded by the coding sequence ATGAGGGAACAGGAGATCGCGGACCGGCTGGAGATCGGCGACCTGCTCGCCAAATACGCCTACGCCATCGACACCGGAGACTGGGACCGGCTCGACCTGGTGTTCACCGCGGACGCGGTGATCGACTACACGGCGGCCGGCGGCATCCGGGGCACCCGGGAGGAGGCCCGGCGCTGGCTGGCCGAGGTGCTGCCGCAGTGGCCGGGCCGCCAGCACCTGATCGGGGCGACGACCGTCAGGTTCGAGGGGGACGAGGCAGTGGTCACGGCCTCCTTCACCGACACGCTCGCCCCGTCCAGGGACATGGTCGCCGCCGGCGCCCCCGGGCTCATCCACGGCGGGGGGTGGTACCACCACCGCATGATCCGCACGCCCTACGGCTGGCGCAGCAGGGAACTGGTCGAGGAGCAGGGCTGGCGCACCATCCAGTAG
- a CDS encoding neutral zinc metallopeptidase: MSVRRWRAVWLVLALASLITVGAGGGAASASARQADDMDDDISAALYVVNRYWAAHWPRLFTGRYSAPAVFGGYQRGGRKPPFCGAKRLDYDNAWYCHNGDYIAWDVDLMEDGYRSGDAWVYLVIAHEWGHAVQRRLHDDLVLRTYELQADCLAGAVLYGAADDGILRFERGDLEEIAEAHRRLGDETPWTDISDHGTAAQRMSAFKRGARYGVPGCLPR, from the coding sequence GTGAGCGTGCGGCGTTGGAGAGCGGTCTGGCTGGTGCTCGCCCTGGCATCCCTGATCACCGTCGGCGCGGGCGGCGGAGCCGCGTCCGCGTCCGCGCGGCAGGCGGACGACATGGACGACGACATCTCCGCGGCTCTTTACGTGGTCAACCGATACTGGGCGGCCCACTGGCCGCGGTTGTTCACCGGGAGATACTCCGCTCCGGCCGTTTTCGGCGGTTACCAGCGGGGCGGGAGGAAACCGCCTTTCTGCGGCGCGAAGCGGCTCGACTACGACAACGCCTGGTACTGCCACAACGGCGACTACATCGCATGGGACGTCGACCTCATGGAGGACGGCTACCGTTCCGGGGACGCGTGGGTGTATCTGGTCATCGCCCACGAGTGGGGGCACGCCGTACAGCGGCGGCTCCACGACGACCTGGTCCTGCGCACCTACGAGCTGCAGGCGGACTGCCTGGCGGGGGCCGTCCTGTACGGCGCGGCCGACGACGGGATCCTGCGGTTCGAGCGGGGGGACCTGGAGGAGATCGCCGAGGCGCACCGGAGACTGGGCGACGAGACGCCGTGGACCGACATCAGCGATCACGGGACCGCCGCCCAGCGGATGTCCGCCTTCAAACGGGGCGCGCGGTACGGCGTGCCCGGCTGCCTGCCCCGCTGA
- a CDS encoding HAD-IIA family hydrolase has translation MDERKPIECWLSDMDGVLVHEGHPVPGAEEFIRRLRESGKRFLVLTNNSIYTPRDLAVRLRAAGLEIPSEAIWTSALATAKFLDGQRPGGSAYVIGEAGLTTALHEVGYVLTDIDPDYVVLGETRTYSFTQITRAIRLIEGGARFIATNPDPVGPSNEGSLPACGAVAAMITKATGVEPYFVGKPNPMMMRSALRAIDGHSESTAMIGDRMDTDIVSGMEAGLHTILVLSGVMNRGQIDRYPFRPSRVVDSVADLIGLIDGDT, from the coding sequence GTGGACGAGCGCAAGCCGATCGAGTGCTGGTTGTCGGACATGGACGGGGTCCTCGTCCACGAGGGACACCCGGTGCCAGGGGCCGAGGAGTTCATCCGCCGCCTGCGTGAGTCCGGCAAGCGGTTCCTGGTGCTGACCAACAACTCCATCTACACCCCGCGCGATCTGGCCGTACGGCTGCGCGCGGCCGGCCTGGAGATCCCGTCGGAGGCGATCTGGACGTCGGCGCTGGCCACGGCGAAGTTCCTGGACGGCCAGCGTCCCGGCGGCTCCGCCTACGTGATCGGCGAGGCGGGGCTGACCACCGCGCTGCACGAGGTGGGCTACGTCCTCACCGACATCGACCCCGACTACGTGGTGCTCGGCGAGACCCGCACCTACAGCTTCACCCAGATCACCCGGGCGATCCGGCTGATCGAGGGCGGCGCCCGGTTCATCGCCACCAACCCCGACCCGGTCGGCCCGTCCAACGAGGGCTCGCTGCCCGCCTGCGGCGCGGTCGCGGCGATGATCACCAAGGCGACCGGCGTGGAGCCCTACTTCGTGGGCAAGCCCAACCCGATGATGATGCGCAGCGCGCTGCGGGCCATCGACGGCCACAGCGAGAGCACCGCCATGATCGGTGACCGGATGGACACCGACATCGTCTCCGGGATGGAGGCGGGGCTGCACACGATCCTGGTGCTCAGCGGTGTCATGAACAGGGGGCAGATCGACCGCTACCCGTTCCGCCCGTCCCGGGTGGTCGACTCGGTCGCCGACCTGATCGGCCTGATCGACGGTGATACCTGA
- a CDS encoding TIGR03619 family F420-dependent LLM class oxidoreductase — MRIGFAVPVSGSWATPANMVRVARRAEELGYHEVWTFQRLLYPQGHPMGPVYRSVHDPVVTLSYLAGVTGRVRLGVAVLNMPFASPALLAKQLASLQAVSGGRLDVGLGLGWLPEEFAASGVPFERRGRRGEEFVHVLRRLWSEEVVEHKGEFYELPPVHQDPKPLTQPPILLGGSAEVALRRAGRLADGWISSSREDLDRVDEKIYIVKEAARAAGRDPEALRFVTRGVTQVRPSGVAGRAPLTGSFEEIRQDVAALEARGVTDVFHDLNFDPEIGSPDADPEESMRKAEAALEALAP; from the coding sequence ATGAGGATCGGATTCGCGGTGCCGGTGTCGGGATCCTGGGCGACGCCCGCCAACATGGTGCGGGTCGCACGCCGGGCCGAGGAGCTCGGCTACCACGAGGTGTGGACCTTCCAGCGCCTGCTCTACCCGCAGGGGCACCCGATGGGGCCGGTCTACCGCAGTGTGCACGACCCGGTGGTCACGCTCTCCTACCTGGCGGGGGTGACCGGCCGGGTCCGGCTCGGCGTGGCGGTGCTCAACATGCCGTTCGCCTCGCCGGCGCTGCTTGCCAAGCAGCTGGCCAGCCTGCAGGCGGTCTCCGGCGGCCGGCTGGACGTCGGGCTCGGGCTGGGCTGGCTGCCGGAGGAGTTCGCCGCCTCGGGGGTGCCCTTCGAGCGGCGCGGGCGGCGCGGGGAGGAGTTCGTCCATGTGCTGCGGCGGCTGTGGTCGGAGGAGGTCGTGGAGCACAAGGGGGAGTTCTACGAACTGCCGCCCGTCCACCAGGACCCCAAGCCGCTCACGCAGCCGCCGATCCTGCTGGGCGGGAGCGCGGAGGTGGCGCTGCGCCGCGCGGGGCGCCTGGCCGACGGCTGGATCAGTTCGAGCCGTGAGGACCTCGACCGCGTCGACGAAAAAATCTACATAGTAAAGGAGGCGGCCCGGGCCGCCGGGCGGGATCCGGAGGCGCTGCGCTTCGTCACCCGCGGCGTCACCCAGGTCCGTCCCTCCGGAGTCGCCGGCCGCGCCCCGCTGACCGGCTCGTTCGAGGAGATCCGGCAGGACGTGGCCGCCCTGGAGGCCAGGGGCGTCACCGACGTCTTCCACGACCTCAACTTCGATCCGGAGATCGGCTCGCCGGACGCCGACCCGGAGGAGTCGATGCGCAAGGCGGAAGCCGCGCTGGAGGCCCTCGCGCCCTGA
- a CDS encoding NUDIX domain-containing protein translates to MPLVPSVRAVLLDDDDRLVLFRRTVPGEELYWSIPGGHVEPGDASLEDTLHRELLEELGATVSGVTPLTTLECVRTGGVKTQHVYGCRLVSMDPALRCGPEFADPARGLYEVVRLPPDPAEITAINLVPRELGAYLTGHISRLPELIP, encoded by the coding sequence ATGCCTCTCGTCCCCAGCGTCCGCGCCGTCCTGCTCGACGACGACGACCGGCTGGTGCTGTTCCGGCGCACGGTCCCCGGCGAGGAACTCTACTGGTCGATCCCCGGAGGCCACGTCGAGCCCGGGGACGCCTCCCTGGAGGACACCCTCCACCGCGAGCTCCTGGAGGAGCTCGGCGCCACCGTCTCCGGCGTCACCCCGCTGACCACGTTGGAGTGCGTCCGCACGGGGGGCGTCAAGACCCAGCACGTCTACGGCTGCCGCCTGGTCTCCATGGATCCGGCCCTGCGCTGCGGCCCCGAGTTCGCCGATCCGGCCCGCGGTCTCTACGAGGTGGTACGGCTACCGCCCGACCCGGCCGAGATCACCGCCATCAACCTGGTCCCCCGGGAGCTCGGCGCCTACCTGACCGGCCACATCAGCCGACTGCCCGAGCTGATCCCGTAG
- the arfB gene encoding alternative ribosome rescue aminoacyl-tRNA hydrolase ArfB, with product MPGPLQISGSVSVPEAELHWRFSRSSGPGGQGVNTTDSRVELGFDLGATDAFGPVLKARALERLGPRLVNGVITIAASEFRSQLRNREAAETRLARLLREAIAPPPKKRRPTKPSRGAVERRITAKKQRSDLKRLRRDI from the coding sequence ATGCCCGGTCCGCTTCAGATCAGCGGTTCGGTCTCCGTCCCCGAGGCCGAGCTCCACTGGCGGTTCTCCCGCTCCTCGGGCCCCGGCGGGCAGGGGGTCAACACCACCGACAGCCGGGTGGAGCTCGGCTTCGACCTCGGCGCGACCGACGCGTTCGGCCCGGTCCTCAAGGCCCGGGCCCTCGAACGCCTCGGTCCCCGCCTGGTGAACGGCGTCATCACCATCGCCGCCTCGGAGTTCCGTTCTCAGCTGCGCAACCGTGAGGCCGCCGAGACGCGCCTGGCCCGGCTGCTGCGCGAGGCGATCGCCCCGCCGCCCAAGAAGCGCCGGCCGACCAAGCCCAGCAGGGGCGCCGTCGAGCGGCGGATCACCGCCAAGAAACAGCGCTCCGACCTCAAGCGCCTGCGCCGCGATATCTGA